The following coding sequences are from one uncultured Desulfobacter sp. window:
- the rnpA gene encoding ribonuclease P protein component codes for MSNYSLPKDARLRKRAEFLKLSRHGRKIRTSYFIAAVSKGTEKNNRIGITVSKKVGNAVARNRIKRLVREYFRHRKDFVSGTNDISIIARKGLTALSNKEIYDKLNKLFKKIALA; via the coding sequence TTGAGTAACTATTCTTTACCCAAAGATGCACGGCTTCGAAAACGGGCCGAATTTTTAAAGCTTTCACGACATGGTAGAAAGATACGAACCAGCTATTTTATAGCTGCTGTTTCCAAGGGAACAGAAAAAAACAATCGAATTGGAATTACCGTATCTAAAAAAGTGGGGAATGCAGTCGCGCGCAACAGAATAAAAAGGCTTGTAAGAGAGTATTTCAGACACAGGAAAGATTTTGTATCCGGAACAAACGACATCAGCATAATTGCAAGAAAAGGCCTGACAGCGCTGTCCAATAAAGAAATTTATGACAAGCTTAATAAACTTTTTAAAAAAATTGCATTGGCTTAA
- the yidD gene encoding membrane protein insertion efficiency factor YidD — MIRQLLSILIRFYQIFISPLLGAHCRYEPSCSHYALEAIQKYGSIKGSVLAIKRILRCHPFRPGGYDPVP, encoded by the coding sequence ATGATCAGGCAGCTGTTATCCATATTGATCAGGTTTTATCAGATTTTTATATCGCCGCTCCTGGGCGCCCATTGCAGATATGAGCCATCGTGTTCGCACTATGCCCTGGAAGCGATTCAAAAATATGGCAGCATAAAAGGCAGCGTTTTGGCAATAAAAAGAATATTGCGCTGCCACCCGTTCCGACCTGGCGGTTATGATCCGGTCCCTTAA
- the yidC gene encoding membrane protein insertase YidC, producing MDEQKRLFLAVVLSIAVLLGYQFFFAPAPQPDNQNQDTPSQTVTVPKSDAAKVSDFTPGTEPGQAPAPQTELRDFRTITLSTPYYTIAVNEHKAAVTSLTLNDYKETNEAGSPAKQLVAKELAELTGGIFSIDTPQGSIRGLGDAVFSSDAPGTDISLNQGEKTITFSWTNPDGITVKKVLTFRADSYLIHCNIIVQNGSGMPIDSGISISVPGHFNDEIKSRSRFAYEGPVAYIDNKFTTIKPKDIEDKDTYSGIVGWAGYTSRYFLKAVMPDAPEDATLKLSYANDVVTNRLVTKMPKLDPEKQNQQSFTLYMGPKSHKILSQYDNLLKKSVNFGFFDIIAKPLLIAMNFIHDIIPNYGVAIILLTILIKLIFWPLGTKSYKSMNEMKKVQPLMMEIREKYKDDKQRMNQEIMGLYKTYKVNPASGCLPLLVQMPIFFALYRMLYMAIELRHAPFVGWIQDLSGPDRLFHFNFAIPFMDAPYGIPVLTLIMGASFLLQQKMTPTAGDPMQAKMMMLMPIFMTVLFINFPAGLVLYMFVNNIISMGQQYYTQKILA from the coding sequence ATGGATGAGCAAAAACGATTATTCTTAGCTGTGGTGCTGTCAATTGCGGTCCTTTTGGGCTACCAGTTTTTTTTCGCCCCCGCACCCCAGCCTGATAATCAGAATCAGGACACCCCGTCACAGACGGTGACTGTACCTAAATCCGATGCCGCAAAGGTTTCGGACTTCACACCAGGGACAGAACCTGGGCAAGCCCCGGCACCCCAGACCGAGTTACGGGACTTTCGTACCATTACGCTGTCCACCCCATACTACACCATTGCCGTCAATGAGCACAAAGCTGCCGTAACAAGCCTGACCCTCAATGATTACAAAGAAACCAATGAAGCGGGATCTCCGGCAAAACAGCTGGTGGCCAAGGAGCTGGCCGAGCTTACCGGCGGAATCTTTTCCATTGATACACCCCAGGGAAGCATTCGGGGACTGGGCGATGCTGTTTTCTCATCCGATGCCCCCGGCACGGACATCTCTTTGAATCAGGGAGAAAAGACGATTACATTTTCCTGGACAAACCCCGACGGCATCACTGTAAAAAAAGTGCTGACCTTCAGGGCGGACTCCTACCTGATCCATTGCAATATTATTGTTCAAAACGGATCAGGTATGCCCATCGACAGCGGCATCAGTATTTCAGTACCCGGCCATTTCAATGATGAGATCAAGTCCCGTTCCCGGTTTGCGTATGAAGGACCGGTGGCCTATATCGACAACAAGTTCACCACCATCAAACCCAAAGACATCGAAGACAAGGACACCTACTCCGGGATTGTGGGCTGGGCCGGATACACCAGCCGTTATTTCCTGAAGGCGGTGATGCCGGATGCCCCGGAAGATGCCACATTGAAGCTGAGCTATGCCAATGATGTCGTCACCAACCGTCTGGTGACAAAAATGCCCAAGCTGGACCCGGAAAAACAAAACCAGCAGTCCTTTACGTTGTACATGGGCCCCAAAAGCCACAAAATTCTAAGCCAATATGACAATCTGCTGAAAAAGTCCGTTAATTTCGGTTTTTTTGACATCATTGCCAAGCCGCTGCTCATTGCCATGAACTTTATCCATGACATTATCCCCAATTACGGCGTGGCTATTATTTTGCTGACCATCCTCATCAAACTGATATTCTGGCCTTTGGGCACCAAAAGCTACAAGTCCATGAACGAGATGAAAAAAGTTCAGCCGCTGATGATGGAGATCCGGGAAAAGTACAAAGATGACAAACAGCGCATGAATCAAGAAATCATGGGATTGTACAAAACCTACAAGGTCAACCCGGCTTCCGGATGCCTGCCGCTGCTTGTGCAGATGCCCATTTTCTTTGCTTTGTACCGCATGCTCTACATGGCCATTGAGCTGCGCCACGCGCCATTTGTTGGATGGATTCAGGACCTGTCCGGCCCGGACCGCCTGTTTCATTTTAATTTCGCCATCCCGTTTATGGACGCCCCCTACGGAATCCCTGTACTGACACTTATCATGGGTGCATCCTTTTTGCTCCAGCAGAAAATGACCCCCACGGCCGGGGATCCCATGCAGGCAAAAATGATGATGCTTATGCCCATATTCATGACAGTTCTGTTTATTAACTTTCCGGCAGGGCTGGTTCTATACATGTTTGTCAACAACATCATCTCAATGGGGCAGCAGTACTACACTCAAAAGATCTTAGCCTAA
- the jag gene encoding RNA-binding cell elongation regulator Jag/EloR, with amino-acid sequence MNQPLEFTGKNVNSAIEAACRQLDIPQKELKYSVISSGTTGIFGIVGRKDARIRVTVPANKAQEDKEGILSIVDEAFGQNKPTPKPKQTAPAPKKPAPKPKQPIEKEAKETPDRRDKKPVTPDTKPKPEEEDTGRWDARPAPRPERPSVEQPDKEELPPVPVSQASIDLGVEAVQKMADLITEDAHVEAITEDNTLTLQINGGNTGILIGRKGQTLDAMQFLTDKIINRQSEARVRVKVDIEGYMETRKANLKHLALKMAEKAKKTGRPATINQMSAQDRRIVHLALKEDAQVRTQSMGDGYYRRLVIFPKKRSAYRGKKRFKK; translated from the coding sequence ATGAACCAACCTCTTGAATTTACAGGAAAGAATGTTAATTCAGCCATTGAAGCGGCCTGCAGGCAGCTTGATATTCCCCAAAAAGAATTAAAATATAGTGTGATCTCATCGGGGACAACCGGCATTTTCGGTATTGTCGGACGCAAAGACGCCCGGATCCGGGTGACCGTCCCGGCCAATAAAGCACAGGAAGATAAGGAAGGCATTCTCTCCATTGTGGATGAAGCGTTTGGGCAGAACAAGCCCACTCCAAAACCCAAACAAACAGCGCCGGCCCCAAAAAAGCCGGCGCCGAAACCAAAGCAGCCCATCGAAAAAGAGGCCAAAGAGACACCTGACAGACGGGATAAAAAACCCGTAACGCCCGACACTAAACCCAAACCGGAAGAGGAAGATACCGGCCGGTGGGATGCCCGCCCGGCACCCAGACCTGAAAGGCCGAGCGTTGAACAACCGGATAAAGAGGAATTGCCGCCGGTGCCGGTCTCCCAGGCATCCATTGATCTGGGCGTTGAAGCGGTGCAAAAAATGGCGGACCTGATCACCGAAGATGCCCATGTTGAAGCCATCACCGAGGATAACACGCTGACCCTCCAGATTAACGGCGGAAATACCGGCATTTTGATTGGGCGCAAGGGTCAGACCCTGGACGCCATGCAGTTTCTTACGGATAAAATCATCAATCGTCAGAGCGAAGCCCGTGTCCGGGTCAAGGTTGACATTGAAGGCTATATGGAGACGCGCAAGGCCAATTTAAAACACCTGGCCCTGAAAATGGCGGAAAAAGCCAAAAAAACCGGACGGCCGGCCACCATTAATCAAATGAGTGCCCAGGACCGCCGTATTGTGCATCTTGCCCTCAAAGAAGACGCCCAGGTTCGCACCCAGAGCATGGGAGACGGGTATTATAGACGCCTGGTTATTTTCCCCAAAAAACGCAGCGCCTACAGGGGAAAAAAACGGTTCAAAAAATAG